From the Rhodococcus sp. NBC_00297 genome, one window contains:
- a CDS encoding alcohol dehydrogenase catalytic domain-containing protein, whose product MRALVIEEFGRPGTVREIDRPDAAPDGAVIRVAATGVCRSDWHAWQGHDGDVRLPFVPGHEFAGTVVAVGADVDRDWIGRRVTTPFVCACGSCPTCAAGDHQVCPRQEQPGFTHDGSYAEFVAVRYASTNLIALPDEVSFDAAATLGCRYATAWRAVHRRARVVAGERVAVYGCGGLGLSAVIIASGAGAEVTAVDRSTSALDLARRLGAARTVQTPVDDMHVALECSGHAGLADEAIRGLRRRGRHVQIGLLPGGGHVSMDVVIAREIDVLGSHGLAAHEYPELLRTLPHAAVESMIGGRRRLEDAQLALDALGESAGVTLLLP is encoded by the coding sequence ATGCGTGCATTGGTGATCGAGGAGTTCGGCCGACCGGGAACCGTGCGGGAGATCGACCGTCCCGACGCGGCTCCCGACGGTGCGGTGATCCGGGTGGCCGCCACCGGGGTGTGCCGGAGTGACTGGCATGCCTGGCAGGGACACGACGGCGACGTGCGACTGCCGTTCGTTCCGGGCCACGAGTTCGCGGGAACGGTCGTCGCCGTGGGTGCGGACGTCGACCGCGACTGGATCGGTCGTCGCGTCACCACCCCCTTCGTGTGTGCGTGTGGGTCGTGCCCGACGTGCGCTGCCGGCGACCACCAGGTGTGTCCCCGTCAGGAACAGCCCGGGTTCACCCACGACGGGTCGTACGCCGAGTTTGTCGCCGTCCGGTACGCCTCGACCAACCTGATCGCGTTGCCGGACGAGGTGTCGTTCGACGCGGCCGCCACTCTGGGATGCCGGTACGCGACCGCATGGCGGGCGGTTCATCGCCGCGCCCGTGTAGTGGCAGGCGAGCGCGTCGCCGTCTACGGGTGCGGTGGGCTCGGCCTGTCCGCGGTGATCATCGCGTCCGGGGCCGGCGCGGAGGTGACGGCAGTGGATCGCTCCACCTCGGCGCTGGACCTGGCACGCCGACTGGGAGCAGCTCGGACGGTGCAGACGCCGGTCGACGACATGCACGTCGCGCTGGAGTGCTCCGGGCATGCCGGGTTGGCGGACGAGGCGATCAGGGGTCTGCGACGGCGCGGTCGGCACGTGCAGATCGGGTTGCTTCCGGGCGGCGGGCACGTGTCGATGGACGTGGTGATCGCACGGGAGATCGACGTGCTCGGCAGCCACGGGCTGGCCGCCCACGAGTACCCCGAACTGTTGCGCACTCTCCCGCACGCCGCCGTGGAATCGATGATCGGAGGCCGCAGACGACTCGAGGACGCCCAGCTCGCGCTGGACGCCCTCGGTGAGTCTGCAGGAGTGACGCTGCTACTTCCCTGA
- a CDS encoding DUF3068 domain-containing protein codes for MANRSTPTRVIPPILIGLGAFFLVIAILIPLYTVGRLEKTPLDLEITSVSTGTGSVLDSRSLTAGSAVVDQNVPLISQRFVTTEEPSNSDVITVQAGSSLRRTDRQGDTGLLTATVDRVSLDRVSSMPVDPVGSIQSQADKPAEEVPHTGLQYKFPFDSQKQTYPFFDTVARESYDMTFVEETQIEGVTVYHYTQTIPAVDLSAVVPSPANKLALPASTWGVDGGATPITMTRYYENTRDIYVEPVTGVIVKGQEDVHQYYARRAGTPEVDVVKAVIGFDDNTVTYQLGRAQDGKDQIALIGRTVPIVAGVLGVILLAVGIVLLLRGGRTTRGTRPVADGPTTGPRTSGAGSPAPDHDWTTDRTEEIPRTNLRKD; via the coding sequence ATGGCGAACAGATCCACACCGACGCGTGTGATCCCGCCGATCCTCATCGGGCTCGGAGCTTTCTTCCTGGTCATCGCGATCCTGATCCCGCTGTACACGGTCGGGCGCCTCGAGAAGACGCCGCTGGACCTCGAGATCACCAGCGTGTCCACCGGCACCGGGTCGGTGCTCGATTCGCGTTCGCTCACAGCGGGTTCCGCCGTCGTGGATCAGAACGTCCCCCTGATCTCCCAGCGCTTCGTCACCACGGAGGAGCCGTCGAACTCCGACGTCATCACCGTGCAGGCCGGCTCGTCGCTGCGACGCACCGATCGACAGGGTGACACCGGTCTGCTCACCGCGACCGTCGACCGCGTGAGCCTGGACCGCGTGTCCTCCATGCCGGTCGACCCGGTCGGATCCATCCAGAGCCAGGCCGACAAGCCGGCCGAGGAAGTGCCGCACACCGGACTGCAGTACAAGTTCCCGTTCGACTCGCAGAAGCAGACCTACCCCTTCTTCGACACCGTGGCCCGCGAGAGCTACGACATGACCTTCGTCGAGGAGACGCAGATCGAGGGCGTCACGGTCTACCACTACACGCAGACCATCCCCGCGGTGGACCTGTCCGCCGTCGTCCCCTCGCCGGCCAACAAGCTTGCTCTCCCCGCGAGCACGTGGGGCGTCGACGGCGGCGCCACGCCGATCACGATGACGCGGTACTACGAGAACACCCGGGACATCTACGTCGAGCCCGTCACCGGCGTCATCGTCAAGGGCCAGGAGGACGTGCACCAGTACTACGCACGCCGCGCCGGAACTCCCGAGGTGGACGTCGTCAAGGCCGTCATCGGCTTCGACGACAACACCGTCACCTACCAGCTCGGTCGCGCACAGGACGGCAAGGACCAGATCGCCCTGATCGGCCGCACCGTGCCGATCGTCGCCGGCGTTCTGGGCGTCATCCTCCTGGCAGTCGGCATCGTGCTGCTCCTGCGCGGCGGCCGCACCACCCGCGGAACACGTCCGGTGGCCGACGGACCCACGACCGGACCTCGTACCTCCGGCGCCGGTTCACCCGCACCGGACCACGACTGGACGACGGACCGTACCGAGGAGATTCCCCGCACGAACCTCCGCAAGGACTGA
- a CDS encoding alpha-(1->3)-arabinofuranosyltransferase, producing MTSDAPVTAPVGARWRFFSAVGALILAFLQAPGLTVADTKYDLTQNPLGFLSRASHLWTSDATFGQVQNQAYGYFFPHGSFFALGDVLGLPGWVTQRLWWAVLIFLGFWGVLRLCEALGVGSRGSRVVGALAFVLAPRVITTLGSISSESLPMMLAPWVLIPLVRVFSGRSVSIPRAAACSALAVAAMGAVNAVATAAATLVAIVWWLAHRPDARWRRFSLWWIGCLVAATTWWLVPLFILRGVSPPFLDYIESAGTTTQWASLVEVLRGTSSWTPFVSPERIAGAVVVTQPAAVIASAVVAAAGMAGLCMRSMPARGRLTLVLLIGLVGMTAGYVGGLASPVSEQVRLFLDTSGAPLRNIHKLEPVIRLPLALGLAQLLAQVPLPGSVPSPRWRRAASHPEREPLVAFAALVLVALTVSTSLAWTGRLAPRGAYEAVPAEWSDAAGWLADHAGTGAEESRALVVPGAPLAAQLWGLTRDEPLQALAASPWAVRDAVPLVPPGAIRALDSVQRLLADGRPSDGLADTLASMNVRYLVMRNDLDPETSRSTRTSLAHQSIENSPGLERVATFGDDIGPGRVDGIVADSDLRPTYPAIEIFEATPGTPAVDGPYTVVADDVPRVQGGPEVLARLNEHRERGGLDPTPAGPVLLDGDARAAGLTVDDVLVTDTPMNREVDFGSVDDHSSALRTPDDPRRTLNLVPDYPVDGAPLVEGAWSGARVSVSSSASDATQFGGASPGNGPAAAVDGDAATSWVSNGLESSVGQWIQLDLDRPVQSGLLDFRTSPGALGSPVKWVEIETDNGTAAARITEPGDPVTVSLPAGTTTRIRVTATETENGSVGAQFGVSDLRLTDYTDPDAPTPVVVRHLTEMPAPADGVTVTGWNLTQELPGRTGCVDTPDRVRCAGGVAVEPEELDSFQRTLSVPSGTAVTPELWLRSRQSSALEDLLQDATRPRARGAAEVTDVRGSTFALTDGDDRTSWTASQDSIEGRAGTYPTVTLELPQPVSIDGLDVAQSLGALPSHPTKIAVNLGTGPQVRDVDADGDTRVSLEPAVTDRITVSLLDWDDVLDRTALGFDQVRPPGLAEITVLSGSGTASAGAAFDPDRPIVTSCATGPTLTIADQLVRTAVSTTAGALATGAPIRASLCEGDVPVAANVSNPVPLPSGSQSVSVDPGDAFVVDSVVLRTAPLAAFPHTGPTPVAVTADEWTADSRRVVVTGSSTQRILVVPESTNPGWVATRPDGEVLAPVIVNGWQQGWILPAGLSGEVTLTFPADTWYRTAIVAGLALLAALAVMTMRRRPSDPATAPTPTWQPALVGHAGLFAAVWVIGGPAALGWLAVLTVAVAAVDHRWGARVRGRVLVAIAGLGLSVAGAMLSTGPWRDPDGYVGHSAVIQLAALASVGAVALAALPSFARIRSALRASRRRSATRTGSSTSA from the coding sequence CTGACGTCCGATGCTCCCGTCACCGCGCCCGTAGGGGCCCGGTGGCGTTTCTTCTCCGCGGTCGGTGCGCTGATCCTGGCGTTCCTGCAGGCTCCCGGCCTCACCGTCGCCGACACCAAGTACGACCTGACGCAGAACCCGCTGGGGTTCCTCTCGCGTGCGTCCCATCTGTGGACGTCCGACGCCACCTTCGGACAGGTACAGAACCAGGCGTACGGCTACTTCTTCCCGCACGGGTCGTTCTTCGCCCTCGGTGACGTGCTGGGGCTGCCCGGGTGGGTGACGCAGCGCCTGTGGTGGGCGGTGCTGATCTTTCTCGGGTTCTGGGGTGTCCTGCGGTTGTGCGAGGCCCTCGGGGTCGGGAGCCGCGGGTCGCGGGTGGTGGGTGCGCTCGCGTTCGTCCTCGCTCCGCGGGTGATCACCACCCTGGGGTCGATCAGTTCCGAGTCACTGCCGATGATGCTGGCACCATGGGTACTGATCCCCCTGGTCCGCGTCTTCTCCGGCCGCTCCGTGAGCATTCCGCGCGCCGCCGCGTGTTCGGCGCTGGCCGTCGCGGCGATGGGTGCCGTGAACGCCGTGGCGACGGCGGCGGCCACCCTCGTGGCGATCGTGTGGTGGCTCGCGCACAGGCCGGACGCCCGGTGGCGCCGGTTCTCGCTGTGGTGGATCGGGTGTCTCGTCGCCGCGACGACGTGGTGGCTGGTTCCCCTCTTCATTCTGCGCGGCGTCAGTCCACCGTTCCTCGACTACATCGAGTCGGCCGGCACGACGACGCAGTGGGCCTCGCTGGTGGAGGTCCTGCGCGGCACGAGCAGCTGGACACCGTTCGTCTCGCCGGAACGCATCGCCGGCGCTGTGGTGGTGACACAACCCGCCGCGGTGATCGCCTCTGCCGTCGTGGCCGCGGCGGGAATGGCCGGGCTCTGCATGCGGTCGATGCCGGCACGCGGTCGGCTGACCCTGGTGCTGCTGATCGGGCTCGTGGGCATGACCGCCGGGTACGTCGGCGGACTGGCCTCCCCCGTCTCCGAGCAGGTGCGACTGTTCCTCGACACCTCCGGTGCGCCGCTGCGCAACATCCACAAGCTGGAACCGGTGATCCGACTGCCGTTGGCGCTGGGCCTCGCACAGTTGCTGGCGCAGGTGCCGCTGCCGGGTTCGGTGCCGTCGCCTCGCTGGCGTCGCGCGGCGTCGCACCCGGAACGGGAGCCCCTCGTCGCTTTCGCCGCACTCGTCCTGGTGGCACTCACCGTCTCGACCTCGCTGGCCTGGACCGGGCGGCTCGCGCCGCGGGGCGCATACGAGGCCGTTCCGGCCGAATGGTCCGACGCGGCGGGCTGGTTGGCCGACCACGCGGGCACCGGAGCCGAGGAGTCCCGCGCGCTCGTCGTTCCCGGTGCGCCCCTGGCCGCTCAGCTGTGGGGGCTGACGCGGGACGAACCGTTGCAGGCGTTGGCGGCCTCGCCGTGGGCCGTCCGTGACGCGGTCCCGTTGGTGCCGCCCGGCGCGATCCGCGCCCTCGACTCGGTGCAGCGGCTTCTCGCGGACGGCAGACCGTCCGACGGACTCGCCGACACGCTGGCATCGATGAACGTCCGCTACTTGGTGATGCGCAACGATCTCGACCCCGAGACGTCGCGTTCGACCCGGACCTCGCTGGCGCACCAGAGCATCGAGAACTCGCCCGGGCTCGAGCGGGTCGCGACCTTCGGCGACGACATCGGGCCCGGACGGGTGGACGGCATCGTCGCCGACTCCGACCTGCGCCCCACCTATCCCGCGATCGAGATCTTCGAGGCGACACCCGGCACCCCCGCCGTCGACGGCCCGTACACGGTGGTGGCCGACGACGTGCCCCGAGTGCAGGGCGGGCCCGAGGTCCTCGCTCGCCTGAACGAGCACCGCGAGCGCGGCGGCCTGGACCCGACTCCGGCGGGACCGGTACTTCTCGACGGCGACGCCCGGGCCGCCGGGCTCACGGTCGACGACGTCCTGGTGACGGACACCCCGATGAACCGCGAGGTCGACTTCGGCTCCGTCGACGATCACAGCAGCGCCCTGCGCACACCCGACGATCCCCGCCGCACACTCAATCTCGTGCCCGACTATCCGGTCGACGGTGCGCCGCTGGTCGAGGGCGCGTGGTCCGGTGCCCGGGTGTCCGTCTCCTCCTCGGCATCGGACGCCACCCAGTTCGGCGGCGCCTCGCCCGGCAACGGTCCGGCGGCGGCCGTCGACGGCGACGCCGCGACGAGTTGGGTGAGCAACGGCCTCGAGAGCTCGGTCGGTCAGTGGATCCAGCTCGACCTCGATCGCCCGGTGCAGTCCGGCCTGCTCGACTTCCGCACCAGCCCCGGCGCTCTGGGATCACCGGTGAAATGGGTCGAGATCGAGACCGACAACGGGACCGCAGCCGCACGCATCACCGAACCGGGCGATCCGGTGACCGTCTCACTGCCTGCCGGCACGACGACGCGGATCCGGGTGACAGCCACCGAGACCGAGAACGGTTCGGTCGGAGCACAGTTCGGCGTCAGCGACCTTCGCCTCACCGATTACACGGATCCCGATGCGCCGACACCGGTGGTCGTCCGGCACCTCACGGAGATGCCGGCTCCGGCCGACGGCGTCACGGTGACGGGATGGAATCTGACACAGGAGCTTCCGGGCCGGACAGGCTGCGTCGACACGCCCGATCGAGTGCGCTGCGCGGGTGGCGTGGCCGTCGAACCCGAGGAACTCGACAGTTTCCAGCGCACGCTCTCGGTTCCCAGTGGCACGGCGGTGACTCCCGAACTCTGGCTGCGCTCGCGTCAGTCGTCCGCGCTGGAGGATCTCCTGCAGGACGCCACACGTCCGCGGGCTCGGGGTGCGGCCGAGGTCACCGACGTCCGGGGGTCGACCTTCGCCCTCACGGACGGCGACGACCGCACGTCCTGGACCGCGAGTCAGGACTCGATCGAGGGCCGGGCCGGAACGTATCCCACCGTCACTCTCGAACTGCCGCAACCCGTTTCAATCGACGGGCTCGACGTTGCCCAGAGCCTCGGCGCACTGCCGTCTCATCCGACCAAAATCGCGGTGAACCTCGGGACCGGCCCCCAGGTCCGCGACGTCGACGCGGACGGCGACACCAGAGTGTCCCTCGAACCGGCGGTGACCGACCGGATCACCGTCTCGCTGCTGGACTGGGACGACGTACTCGACCGCACGGCACTGGGATTCGACCAGGTACGGCCTCCCGGTCTGGCCGAGATCACGGTGCTCTCCGGATCCGGTACCGCGTCCGCGGGGGCGGCGTTCGATCCCGACCGCCCGATCGTGACGTCGTGCGCGACCGGCCCCACCCTGACCATCGCGGATCAGCTCGTCCGCACCGCCGTCTCGACGACGGCCGGGGCGTTGGCCACCGGCGCACCGATCCGTGCGTCTCTCTGCGAGGGCGATGTCCCCGTCGCGGCGAACGTCTCCAATCCTGTTCCGCTGCCCTCGGGTTCGCAGTCCGTGTCGGTGGACCCGGGCGACGCCTTCGTCGTCGACAGCGTCGTGCTGCGCACGGCACCGCTCGCTGCGTTCCCCCACACCGGCCCCACGCCCGTGGCGGTCACCGCGGACGAGTGGACCGCCGACTCCCGCCGCGTCGTCGTGACCGGGTCCTCGACTCAGCGCATTCTCGTGGTGCCCGAGAGCACCAACCCGGGATGGGTGGCCACGCGCCCGGACGGAGAGGTGCTCGCCCCGGTGATCGTGAACGGGTGGCAGCAAGGGTGGATTCTCCCCGCCGGCCTCTCGGGCGAGGTGACCCTGACGTTCCCCGCCGACACCTGGTACCGCACGGCGATCGTCGCGGGCCTGGCGCTTCTCGCGGCTCTGGCCGTGATGACGATGCGGCGCCGCCCGTCGGACCCCGCGACGGCACCGACACCCACCTGGCAACCCGCCCTCGTCGGCCACGCGGGGCTGTTCGCCGCCGTGTGGGTCATCGGTGGGCCCGCCGCACTCGGCTGGCTGGCGGTTCTCACCGTCGCGGTCGCCGCCGTCGACCATCGCTGGGGAGCCCGTGTCCGCGGTCGTGTGCTCGTCGCGATCGCGGGGCTCGGACTCAGTGTCGCCGGGGCGATGCTGTCGACCGGCCCCTGGCGTGATCCCGACGGCTACGTCGGCCACTCGGCCGTCATTCAGCTCGCAGCGCTGGCATCCGTCGGCGCCGTGGCGCTCGCGGCGCTTCCCTCGTTCGCCCGGATCCGGTCGGCCCTGCGCGCTTCCCGTCGACGCAGTGCGACACGGACCGGCTCCTCCACCAGCGCGTAG
- a CDS encoding DUF2613 domain-containing protein → MKSAAISAVIGVVLGVAVVFGATAAASSDTRPEVDRSGNAESSLLNQVEYGSR, encoded by the coding sequence GTGAAATCCGCAGCGATCAGTGCCGTCATCGGCGTCGTGCTGGGAGTGGCCGTGGTGTTCGGCGCCACTGCCGCCGCCTCGTCCGACACCCGCCCCGAGGTCGATCGTTCCGGTAACGCCGAGTCCTCCCTCCTCAACCAGGTCGAGTACGGCAGCCGCTGA
- a CDS encoding universal stress protein translates to MSCDVMLIAYDGSDNARRAVDYAGRFLQAKRAIVLTAWEPMVRQAARMSGLSGVMAPEWLPDEQTEDIALADAKVTNSEGLELAVRAGINADGRCEESHSAIWTTIVETADEVNADIIVTGTRGRTGLRSLLQSSCADLVLKHSHRPVLIVPPGR, encoded by the coding sequence ATGTCGTGTGACGTCATGTTGATCGCGTACGACGGTTCGGACAATGCGCGCAGGGCGGTGGACTACGCCGGCAGATTCCTCCAGGCGAAACGCGCCATCGTGCTCACCGCGTGGGAACCGATGGTGCGACAGGCGGCCCGCATGTCCGGCCTGTCCGGAGTGATGGCGCCGGAGTGGCTGCCGGACGAGCAGACCGAGGACATCGCACTCGCCGACGCGAAGGTCACCAACAGCGAGGGCCTCGAGCTGGCCGTCCGCGCCGGCATCAACGCCGACGGGCGCTGCGAGGAGTCGCACTCCGCCATCTGGACCACCATCGTCGAGACGGCGGACGAGGTGAACGCCGACATCATCGTCACCGGGACACGCGGCCGGACCGGTCTGCGGTCGCTGCTGCAGTCGTCCTGTGCCGATCTCGTGCTCAAGCACAGCCATCGCCCTGTACTGATCGTGCCGCCCGGCAGATGA
- a CDS encoding glycoside hydrolase family 3 N-terminal domain-containing protein: MYLRRVLTLVATCAIATTACGTGDAAAPAPTTTGAATASPSAPSAVVSTSEMPAATPDACATAIDAMTLRQRLAQLLTVGVTGTEDAVAVVGAEQVGGVFVGSWTDKTMLTGGGVDRMQSAATVPVMVTIDEEGGRVSRAADLLGSVPSARETAATMTPEQTYEMWLERGRGLKDLGITVDFAPDVDVSSQPDDSVIGDRSYSDDPATVVAYAGAAARGLRDAGVMPVIKHFPGHGSGSGDSHTGAVTTPPLSELQARDLVPFRDLVSTGVGAMVGHLDVPGLTTEGVPASISPAAMALLRDGTGYGAAPFTGPIFTDDLSGMAAITSRLGIEDAALAALVAGADVALWITTDAVPSVLDRLEAAVASGELSDARVDDAARTVLTAKGALGCA; the protein is encoded by the coding sequence ATGTACCTGCGCCGAGTTCTGACCCTGGTCGCGACGTGCGCGATCGCCACGACGGCGTGCGGGACGGGGGACGCGGCGGCTCCCGCACCCACCACCACCGGTGCGGCCACGGCATCGCCCTCGGCTCCCTCGGCGGTCGTGTCGACGTCCGAGATGCCTGCGGCCACGCCCGATGCGTGCGCCACCGCCATCGACGCCATGACGCTGCGGCAGCGGCTCGCCCAGCTGTTGACGGTCGGGGTCACCGGGACCGAGGACGCCGTGGCGGTGGTGGGCGCCGAGCAGGTGGGTGGTGTGTTCGTGGGCAGCTGGACCGACAAGACGATGCTCACCGGCGGCGGCGTCGATCGCATGCAGTCGGCCGCCACCGTGCCCGTCATGGTGACGATCGACGAGGAGGGCGGCCGGGTGTCGCGGGCAGCCGACCTGCTCGGTTCGGTGCCCTCGGCACGCGAGACCGCCGCCACGATGACCCCCGAGCAGACGTACGAGATGTGGCTCGAGCGCGGACGTGGACTGAAGGATCTCGGCATCACCGTCGACTTCGCTCCCGACGTGGACGTCAGCAGCCAGCCCGACGACTCGGTGATCGGTGACCGGTCGTACTCGGACGATCCCGCCACCGTCGTCGCGTACGCCGGAGCTGCTGCGCGCGGTCTCCGCGACGCCGGGGTGATGCCCGTGATCAAGCACTTCCCGGGGCACGGCTCCGGATCCGGCGACTCGCACACCGGCGCCGTCACGACACCGCCGCTGTCCGAACTGCAGGCCCGCGACCTGGTTCCGTTCCGCGATCTCGTGTCCACCGGAGTGGGTGCCATGGTCGGACACCTCGACGTTCCGGGCCTGACGACGGAGGGCGTGCCCGCCAGCATCAGTCCCGCCGCGATGGCGCTGCTACGTGACGGCACCGGCTACGGGGCGGCGCCGTTCACCGGCCCGATCTTCACCGACGACCTGTCCGGCATGGCGGCGATCACGTCGCGACTGGGCATCGAGGACGCGGCCCTGGCCGCTCTCGTCGCCGGGGCCGACGTCGCCCTCTGGATCACCACCGACGCGGTGCCGAGCGTCCTCGACCGTCTCGAGGCGGCCGTGGCGTCCGGGGAGTTGAGCGATGCGCGCGTGGACGACGCGGCCCGGACCGTCCTTACGGCCAAGGGAGCCCTCGGCTGCGCCTGA
- a CDS encoding TetR/AcrR family transcriptional regulator: MAGGTKRLPRAVREQQMLDAAIEVFSENGFHSTSMDSIAARAEISKPMLYLYYGSKDELFAACIHREGLEFVAAMTPAADPTLTPREQLRKALLGFLTFVDEHRSSWMVLYRQAIGQQAFAGQVQSSRDRLISLTASLLEMSTKDPRPEHNFGLMAVALVGAGEAVADRVAGGEIDVHQAVDLLESLAWRGLRA; the protein is encoded by the coding sequence ATGGCAGGCGGAACCAAGCGGTTGCCGCGCGCCGTCCGTGAGCAGCAGATGCTCGACGCCGCCATCGAGGTGTTCTCCGAGAACGGCTTTCACAGCACGTCGATGGACTCCATCGCCGCACGAGCCGAGATCTCGAAACCCATGCTGTACCTGTACTACGGCAGCAAGGACGAGCTCTTCGCCGCGTGCATCCATCGGGAGGGCCTCGAGTTCGTCGCTGCGATGACTCCCGCGGCGGACCCGACGCTCACTCCCCGCGAGCAGTTGCGCAAGGCATTGCTCGGGTTCCTCACGTTCGTGGACGAGCACCGCTCGTCGTGGATGGTGCTCTACCGGCAGGCGATCGGCCAGCAGGCCTTCGCCGGTCAGGTGCAGAGCAGCCGCGATCGGTTGATCAGCCTCACCGCGTCGCTGCTCGAGATGAGCACCAAGGACCCGCGGCCGGAACACAACTTCGGACTGATGGCCGTCGCCCTGGTCGGTGCCGGCGAGGCCGTGGCCGACAGGGTCGCCGGCGGCGAGATCGACGTGCACCAGGCGGTCGACCTTCTCGAGAGCCTCGCGTGGCGGGGGCTTCGGGCCTAA
- a CDS encoding WecB/TagA/CpsF family glycosyltransferase gives MIVAGTRVDLCGSPHVLDMVRDRLAGGKPLAIGSVNLDHIHHFGGIERSRLNLPDERPTHEWLLLADGQPIVDRANDLTGTKWPRLTGSDLLPDILRVAETMGNSVGFVGGTPRVHELLGKRLRRDYPALDVVGYWEPDRTTVESPTLAREMAEQVRTAGADIVVVSLGKPTQELWIEEFGDVTGARLLLAFGAAADFMAGEVSRAPHFFSEHGLEWLFRLAMEPRRLARRYVVQGPEAWFRLRGAYLVADSDPSTEKKGTTAR, from the coding sequence ATGATCGTCGCAGGTACTCGCGTCGATCTGTGCGGTTCGCCGCACGTGCTCGACATGGTTCGTGACCGGCTGGCAGGCGGTAAACCGCTGGCGATCGGGTCGGTGAATCTCGACCACATCCACCACTTCGGCGGCATCGAGCGGTCGCGCCTCAACCTGCCGGACGAGCGCCCGACCCACGAGTGGCTACTTCTGGCCGACGGCCAGCCGATCGTCGACAGGGCGAACGACCTGACCGGGACCAAGTGGCCGAGGTTGACGGGATCGGATCTGCTCCCGGACATCCTGCGTGTCGCGGAGACCATGGGCAATTCCGTCGGATTCGTCGGGGGAACTCCTCGGGTGCACGAGTTGCTCGGCAAGCGGCTCCGTCGTGACTACCCGGCACTCGATGTGGTCGGGTACTGGGAACCGGACCGGACGACCGTCGAAAGTCCCACTCTCGCACGGGAGATGGCAGAGCAGGTCCGGACGGCCGGCGCCGACATCGTGGTCGTCAGTCTGGGTAAGCCGACCCAGGAACTCTGGATCGAGGAGTTCGGTGACGTGACCGGTGCGCGGTTGCTGCTCGCCTTCGGTGCCGCCGCGGACTTCATGGCCGGTGAGGTCTCACGAGCGCCGCACTTCTTCAGCGAACACGGGCTCGAATGGTTGTTCCGCCTGGCCATGGAGCCGCGGCGGCTCGCGCGTCGCTACGTCGTCCAGGGTCCGGAAGCATGGTTCCGTCTTCGCGGCGCCTACCTGGTGGCGGACTCGGATCCGTCGACTGAGAAGAAGGGCACCACGGCACGATGA
- a CDS encoding Gfo/Idh/MocA family protein gives MTRRYGVAVIGAGYWGPNLARNFRAHPAWDLVAVCDRDESRALAVVGERSTVDVETSVEAVLARADVDAVAIATPAATHASIALAALDAGKHVLVEKPLAPGSADASKMVRTASDAGLTLMIDHTYCYTPAVQYIHDVIAKGMLGRILYIESTRINLGLIQPDVDVLWDLAPHDLSVLDYILPGGLAPTRVSATESDPLGSGKSCVSHLTVEIGDGASAHISVNWLSPTKIRQMVIGGSHRTLVWDDLDPIRRVSLHDRGVTMGQPSQDDRRRAAVSYRLGDITVPALAETEALRLMVGEFAAAIREDRPARTDGAAGLRVLSVLEAASHSAAHHGEAVRPRHVDSETGDME, from the coding sequence ATGACGAGACGTTACGGAGTAGCTGTGATCGGCGCCGGCTACTGGGGACCGAACCTGGCCAGGAACTTTCGGGCACACCCGGCCTGGGATCTGGTCGCCGTATGCGATCGTGACGAGTCCCGAGCGCTCGCCGTGGTCGGCGAGCGGTCGACGGTGGACGTGGAGACCAGTGTCGAGGCCGTCCTGGCGCGCGCCGATGTCGACGCGGTGGCCATCGCCACACCGGCGGCGACGCACGCCAGTATCGCCCTGGCGGCTCTGGACGCGGGAAAGCATGTGCTGGTGGAGAAGCCGCTGGCCCCTGGCTCTGCGGACGCGTCAAAGATGGTGCGGACGGCGAGCGACGCCGGCCTGACCCTGATGATCGACCACACCTACTGCTACACACCGGCCGTGCAGTACATCCACGACGTGATCGCGAAGGGGATGCTCGGCCGCATCCTCTACATCGAGTCCACCAGGATCAATCTCGGACTGATTCAGCCCGACGTCGACGTGTTGTGGGACCTGGCACCGCATGATCTTTCGGTGCTCGACTACATCCTTCCGGGTGGGCTGGCCCCGACTCGGGTGTCGGCCACGGAGTCCGACCCGCTGGGGTCCGGGAAGTCGTGCGTCTCGCACCTCACCGTCGAGATCGGCGACGGTGCGTCCGCGCACATCTCCGTGAACTGGTTGTCACCGACAAAGATTCGTCAGATGGTGATCGGTGGAAGCCACCGCACCCTGGTCTGGGACGACCTCGACCCGATCCGGCGAGTGTCGCTCCACGACCGTGGGGTGACGATGGGACAGCCCAGCCAGGACGACCGTCGACGCGCCGCCGTCTCGTACCGGCTGGGCGACATCACCGTGCCGGCCCTGGCGGAGACGGAAGCCTTGCGGCTCATGGTCGGCGAGTTCGCGGCCGCGATCCGGGAGGATCGGCCCGCTCGCACCGACGGTGCCGCCGGGCTCCGCGTGCTCTCGGTGCTCGAGGCCGCGTCGCACAGCGCCGCTCACCACGGTGAGGCCGTCCGGCCCCGCCACGTCGATTCCGAGACCGGGGACATGGAATGA